A section of the Dyella jiangningensis genome encodes:
- the glgA gene encoding glycogen synthase GlgA — MTNAISFRNTPATKDATRRPTEHRSNRPSRPRHGQINALFVTTEMTDFVKTGGLGDVAAALPRALSRWHDVRVLIPGYPAVLERARSLRWVGWTQPFAGLPAARIGHMRTEDGLDVYVLRQPAMFERVGSPYVGPTGTDWTDNATRFALLSMAAAQIAMGTTGMDWCPDLLHLNDWPTALAAPYLQWGGRRVPSILTIHNLAHQGLFPATCRATLGIPMRATEADYHGQISFLRAGLMLADQVTTVSATYAEQIATPLHGMGLHALLHRRAAQGRLSGITNGIDGSWCLANDPALPQGDDRGADAVRLRARAQLRSELGLDEHEGPVFSFVARMVAQKGIDLVCEVGPQIVSAGGQLALIGVGDADMEAAVARLARRFRGRVAASIGFSEPLARRMFAGSDFLLMPSRFEPCGLSQMYAQTYGSLPIAHATGGLLDTIEDGVTGLLFSQPRATDLRQALQRAFRIYDETELLQAMRRAAMAQRHDWTGPARQYSALYAKAVAQRAAA; from the coding sequence ATGACCAACGCCATTTCGTTCCGTAACACGCCTGCCACCAAGGACGCCACGCGACGTCCCACCGAACATCGCAGCAACCGCCCCTCCCGCCCGCGTCACGGACAGATCAACGCCCTGTTCGTCACCACCGAGATGACCGATTTCGTCAAGACCGGCGGGCTCGGGGACGTCGCCGCGGCGCTGCCGCGTGCGCTGTCGCGCTGGCATGACGTACGCGTGCTCATCCCCGGTTATCCGGCCGTACTGGAGCGTGCGCGGTCGCTGCGCTGGGTGGGCTGGACGCAGCCCTTCGCGGGTCTTCCCGCCGCGCGCATCGGACACATGCGTACCGAGGACGGACTCGACGTCTACGTGCTGCGCCAGCCGGCCATGTTCGAGCGCGTGGGTTCGCCTTACGTCGGCCCCACCGGCACCGACTGGACCGACAACGCCACGCGCTTCGCCCTGCTCTCCATGGCCGCGGCGCAGATCGCGATGGGCACCACCGGCATGGACTGGTGCCCCGACCTGCTGCATCTCAACGACTGGCCGACGGCGCTCGCCGCGCCGTACCTGCAGTGGGGCGGCCGCCGCGTGCCCTCGATACTGACCATCCACAACCTGGCGCACCAGGGCCTGTTTCCCGCCACCTGCCGCGCGACACTCGGCATTCCGATGCGCGCGACCGAAGCGGACTATCACGGGCAGATTTCGTTCCTGCGCGCCGGCCTCATGCTGGCCGACCAGGTGACCACGGTCAGCGCCACCTACGCCGAACAGATCGCCACGCCGCTGCATGGCATGGGCCTGCATGCGCTGCTCCACCGGCGTGCGGCGCAAGGGCGGCTGAGCGGCATCACCAACGGCATCGACGGCAGCTGGTGCCTCGCCAACGATCCCGCGCTGCCGCAGGGCGACGACCGCGGCGCCGATGCGGTGCGCCTGCGTGCACGCGCACAGCTGCGCAGCGAGCTGGGCCTGGACGAGCACGAAGGTCCGGTGTTCAGTTTCGTGGCGCGCATGGTGGCCCAGAAAGGCATCGACCTGGTGTGCGAGGTCGGCCCGCAGATCGTCTCGGCCGGCGGCCAGCTCGCGCTGATCGGTGTGGGCGATGCCGACATGGAAGCGGCCGTGGCGCGCCTCGCGCGACGCTTCCGCGGGCGCGTTGCGGCCTCCATCGGCTTCAGCGAGCCCCTGGCGCGCCGCATGTTCGCCGGCTCGGACTTCCTGCTGATGCCCTCGCGCTTCGAGCCATGCGGATTGAGCCAGATGTATGCGCAGACCTACGGCAGCCTGCCCATTGCGCATGCCACCGGCGGACTGCTGGACACGATCGAGGACGGCGTCACCGGCCTGCTGTTTTCGCAGCCGCGCGCCACCGACCTGCGCCAGGCCTTGCAACGCGCGTTCCGCATCTACGACGAGACCGAGTTGCTGCAGGCGATGCGCCGCGCGGCCATGGCCCAGCGCCACGACTGGACCGGCCCGGCCCGCCAGTACAGCGCCTTGTACGCGAAGGCAGTGGCCCAACGTGCGGCAGCCTGA
- a CDS encoding isochorismatase family cysteine hydrolase has product MIATRSSARNRRALLLVDVFSHFRFEDGRELADALVRTAPAIAALVSRCRKRHEPVIYCNDNFQRWHDSWRGVLAHTVREGLPAASHLLEVLYPTSDDVVLLKSRHSAFYHTQLVPLLEHLGVKELCIAGAATDACVLCTAIDAHVRGYRVTIARDAVAAASHERHVRALAQMSDSLGLCVEPGEAWLAAEPA; this is encoded by the coding sequence ATGATCGCCACCCGGTCGTCGGCGCGTAACAGGCGCGCACTGTTGCTGGTGGACGTCTTCAGCCATTTTCGGTTCGAAGACGGCCGCGAGCTGGCGGACGCGCTCGTGCGTACGGCGCCGGCCATTGCCGCGCTCGTCTCACGGTGCCGGAAACGGCACGAGCCCGTGATTTATTGCAACGACAATTTCCAGCGCTGGCATGACAGCTGGCGAGGCGTCCTCGCCCACACCGTGCGCGAGGGCCTTCCTGCGGCCTCGCATCTGCTCGAAGTGCTGTACCCGACGAGCGACGACGTCGTGCTGCTGAAGTCGCGGCATTCGGCGTTCTACCATACGCAACTCGTGCCGTTGCTGGAGCATCTGGGCGTCAAGGAGTTGTGCATCGCCGGCGCCGCCACGGATGCCTGCGTGCTTTGCACGGCGATCGATGCGCACGTGCGTGGCTATCGCGTCACCATTGCCAGGGACGCGGTGGCCGCCGCCAGCCACGAGCGCCACGTCCGCGCGCTGGCGCAGATGTCCGACAGCCTGGGCCTGTGCGTTGAGCCTGGCGAGGCCTGGCTCGCGGCGGAGCCCGCTTGA